The Cottoperca gobio chromosome 22, fCotGob3.1, whole genome shotgun sequence genome contains a region encoding:
- the tmem30b gene encoding cell cycle control protein 50B encodes MVKQEREIGNRPDNTAFTQQRLPAWQPMLSAGIVIPGFVLIGLAFIGIGVALFVTSRSIQVLEMDYTGVEPTSPCFRCSDPDVKNCVCNLAFNIDTLFKGPVFFYYGLSNYFQNYRKYSVSKDDDQLSGDLDNFESPSDTCSPYETVGSVPIVPCGSIANSMFNDTFKLYQIVNGNEKLVPFDGKGIAWWTDYNVKYRNPSVTPLKNAFNNTVKPISWPKPAYELDTSDAANNGFINQDFLVWMRTAALPDFRKLYRRITEGDYAKGLPAGNYTLKIAYNYPVLSFQGRKMVVFSNVSWMGGKNEFLGIAYLVVGSMCVFMSIVMLIVYAKFKFPEED; translated from the exons atggtGAAGCAAGAGAGGGAAATAGGCAACCGGCCTGACAACACTGCCTTCACTCAACAGAGGCTTCCGGCATGGCAGCCCATGCTCTCTGCTGGCATTGTCATCCCAGGGTTTGTCCTCATCGGCCTAGCATTCATTGGCATTGGCGTTGCTCTCTTTGTCACTTCACGGAGCATCCAGGTGTTGGAG ATGGACTACACTGGGGTTGAGCCAACGTCCCCTTGCTTCAGGTGCTCCGACCCAGATGTCAAGAACTGTGTGTGCAACCTGGCCTTCAACATTGACACTCTATTCAAG GGACCCGTGTTCTTTTATTATGGTTTGTCAAACTACTTCCAGAACTACAGAAAGTATAGTGTGTCCAAAGACGATGATCAGCTGTCCGGAGACCTGGATAACTTTGAA AGTCCCAGTGACACCTGTTCACCCTATGAGACTGTTGGCAGTGTCCCAATTGTACCATGTGGATCAATAGCAAACAGCATGTTCAACG acACCTTTAAGCTGTATCAGATTGTCAACGGAAACGAGAAGCTGGTGCCCTTCGATGGAAAAGGGATTGCTTGGTGGACAGACTACAACGTCAAATACAGAAACCCCAGTGTGACGCCTCTGAAGAACGCATTCAACA ATACCGTGAAACCCATATCTTGGCCCAAGCCTGCTTACGAGTTGGACACCTCCGACGCTGCTAACAATGGCTTCATCAATCAAGATTTCCTGGTATGGATGAGGACGGCGGCCCTGCCAGATTTCAGAAAGCTGTATCGACGAATCACGGAGGGTGATTATGCCAAGGGTCTGCCAGCTGGAAACTACACCCTTAAAATTGCCTACA ACTATCCTGTTCTGAGCTTTCAAGGGAGAAAGATGGTGGTATTCAGCAATGTGTCCTGGATGGGTGGCAAGAATGAGTTCCTGGGCATTGCCTACCTCGTGGTTGGTTCAATGTGCGTCTTTATGTCCATAGTCATGCTCATTGTTTATGCTAAATTCAAGTTTCCCGAGGAAGATTGA